In Mastigocladopsis repens PCC 10914, a single window of DNA contains:
- a CDS encoding U32 family peptidase: MKADRKPIPEHTSPTFQRPELLAPAGHWDCAKAAVENGADSIYFGLDRFNARMRAQNFTEADLPKLMEFLHRRGVKGYVTLNTIIFPQELTEAEQYLRTIITAGVDAVIVQDVGICRLIRHLSPDFPIHASTQMTITSAAGVEFAKSLGCQLVVLARECSLQEIEKIQRQLRVEKCHGTSLPLEVFVHGALCVAYSGQCLTSEALGGRSANRGECAQACRMPYELISDGKVVNLDNRKYLLSPQDLAGLEVLPELIKAGVSCLKIEGRLKTPEYVANVTRVYREALDRVMADNIEMLHTKSLHAPNKERHNLEMAFSRGLYTGWFRGINNQELVHAHFGKKRGVYLGEVTRISNEKVTVHLQAPVKPGDGVVFDCGHPEAQEEGGRVYAVEHKAKEAVLTFGRRDVNLQRVHVGDKVWKTSDPELDKQLRQSFAGENPQFQRPIHIEVYGEVSQPVTVLTRDEQGHIVQVESAMPLVEAHTKPLTTERLQEQFSRLGNTPFCLGTLTNHLNGAVMVPVSELNRIRREIVAQLEELRSQPKRWQLHSKVTLQDLLPSPTPPLLHSSTPPLSLIVLVRNCKQLQAALQARIETLYCEFEDPRTYREAVRMVREQGHGKQKIWVAPPRITKPGESWILQQVRSCEADGYLVRNYDQLQYFANDQCIGDFSLNVANPLTADYFKHQFGLERVTASYDLNITQLEDLVTSCPPQWFEVTIHQHMPMFHMEHCVFCAFLSQGTDYTNCGRPCEKHEVKLRDRVGTEHILQADAGCRNTVFNGIAQTGAEYVQHLIELGVQHFRIEFLNETVEKVTQTIHRYRQLLHGEITGSQLWRELKLENQLGVTRGPMGVSASRR, translated from the coding sequence ATGAAAGCTGATCGCAAACCAATCCCTGAACACACCTCACCCACCTTTCAACGCCCCGAACTCCTTGCCCCAGCAGGTCACTGGGACTGTGCTAAAGCTGCTGTTGAAAATGGGGCAGATTCCATATATTTTGGGTTGGATCGGTTTAATGCGCGAATGCGGGCGCAAAACTTCACGGAAGCGGACTTGCCTAAGTTGATGGAATTTTTACACCGTCGGGGTGTCAAGGGCTATGTCACCCTGAATACAATTATCTTTCCGCAGGAACTCACAGAGGCAGAGCAATACCTCCGCACCATTATTACTGCGGGTGTAGATGCGGTAATTGTCCAAGATGTAGGTATTTGTCGTCTTATTCGTCACTTATCACCAGATTTTCCCATCCATGCTTCTACCCAGATGACCATCACTAGTGCCGCAGGGGTGGAATTTGCTAAATCCTTGGGTTGCCAATTGGTTGTTCTTGCCCGAGAATGCTCGCTTCAGGAAATTGAGAAAATTCAGCGCCAGTTGCGTGTAGAGAAGTGCCATGGCACTTCTCTACCATTGGAAGTGTTTGTTCACGGTGCGCTATGCGTAGCATATTCCGGTCAGTGTTTGACCAGTGAAGCGCTAGGAGGGCGTTCTGCAAACCGTGGGGAATGTGCCCAAGCTTGCCGAATGCCCTACGAGTTAATCTCCGATGGAAAAGTTGTAAATTTGGATAACCGTAAATATCTGCTGAGTCCGCAAGATTTGGCTGGGTTAGAAGTGCTGCCAGAATTGATCAAGGCAGGGGTAAGTTGTCTCAAGATTGAAGGTCGGTTGAAAACACCAGAGTATGTGGCTAATGTTACCCGTGTATATCGAGAAGCACTGGATCGGGTCATGGCAGATAATATAGAGATGTTGCATACAAAGTCTCTACACGCACCAAACAAAGAACGCCACAACCTGGAAATGGCATTTTCTCGCGGACTGTACACGGGTTGGTTTCGCGGCATTAACAATCAAGAGCTGGTTCATGCCCACTTTGGTAAAAAGCGTGGAGTTTACCTGGGCGAAGTTACCCGTATCAGCAACGAAAAGGTGACAGTACATTTACAAGCACCTGTGAAACCAGGTGATGGTGTTGTTTTTGACTGTGGTCACCCCGAAGCGCAGGAAGAAGGTGGTCGAGTTTATGCAGTGGAACACAAGGCAAAGGAAGCAGTGCTAACCTTTGGTCGTCGTGACGTTAACCTGCAACGGGTACACGTAGGGGACAAAGTTTGGAAAACCAGCGACCCAGAACTGGATAAGCAACTGCGTCAAAGTTTTGCTGGGGAGAACCCGCAATTTCAGCGTCCAATTCACATTGAGGTTTATGGCGAAGTCAGTCAACCGGTAACTGTGCTGACTCGTGATGAACAAGGTCACATTGTCCAGGTAGAATCTGCAATGCCCCTTGTGGAGGCGCACACCAAACCCCTGACTACAGAACGTTTACAGGAACAGTTTAGTCGTCTCGGCAACACACCCTTCTGTTTGGGAACTTTGACAAATCACCTCAATGGTGCAGTTATGGTACCGGTCAGTGAGTTGAACCGAATACGGCGGGAGATTGTAGCGCAGTTGGAAGAGTTGCGTTCCCAACCCAAACGCTGGCAATTACACTCTAAGGTAACTTTACAAGACTTACTCCCCTCCCCCACTCCTCCACTCCTCCACTCCTCCACTCCTCCACTCTCCCTCATTGTGCTGGTGCGAAACTGCAAGCAACTACAAGCTGCACTCCAAGCGAGAATTGAAACACTCTACTGTGAATTTGAAGACCCCCGCACCTATCGAGAAGCGGTGCGGATGGTGCGTGAACAAGGGCACGGAAAACAGAAAATTTGGGTTGCACCTCCGAGAATTACTAAACCAGGGGAAAGCTGGATTTTGCAGCAAGTGCGTTCCTGCGAAGCGGATGGCTATCTGGTACGAAACTATGACCAACTCCAGTATTTTGCCAATGACCAATGTATTGGGGATTTCTCTCTCAACGTTGCGAATCCCTTAACGGCAGACTACTTTAAGCATCAATTTGGTTTAGAACGGGTTACAGCGTCTTATGATTTGAACATAACCCAGTTGGAAGACCTGGTCACAAGTTGCCCACCTCAGTGGTTTGAGGTGACAATTCATCAACATATGCCCATGTTTCATATGGAACATTGTGTATTTTGTGCCTTTTTATCACAGGGGACTGACTACACTAATTGCGGACGCCCATGTGAGAAGCATGAGGTGAAATTGCGGGATAGAGTGGGGACAGAACACATCCTTCAAGCTGACGCAGGCTGTCGAAATACTGTATTTAATGGTATAGCCCAAACAGGAGCAGAATACGTACAGCACTTGATAGAGCTTGGAGTACAGCATTTTCGTATCGAATTTCTCAATGAGACAGTTGAGAAAGTGACGCAAACGATACATCGTTATCGTCAACTGCTACATGGGGAAATTACAGGCTCTCAACTTTGGCGGGAGTTAAAGCTGGAAAATCAGCTTGGTGTCACTCGTGGTCCAATGGGAGTGAGTGCAAGTCGCAGATAA
- a CDS encoding DUF3285 domain-containing protein: protein MSNSPSTEHRPSEHKPSYVKLAMRNMVQKGGTSLKHFILTTVGLLAVLVGLAYLTR from the coding sequence ATGAGCAACTCTCCTTCTACGGAACATAGACCTAGCGAACATAAACCTAGCTACGTGAAACTCGCAATGCGAAACATGGTGCAAAAGGGCGGCACCTCCTTAAAGCATTTTATACTGACCACTGTAGGGCTTTTAGCAGTCCTTGTGGGTCTTGCTTACCTCACTCGCTAA
- a CDS encoding diacylglycerol kinase family protein yields MSQQVSSPPQVSSPPTPNRIEAVVTKQRELSWQVASNLFVSFKYAWCGISYAFQTQRNFRIHISVGALAIGLSVFLHLKPVEISVIGITSGLVLALELLNTAIESIVDLTVKQTYHELAKIAKDCAAGAVLVSTFVAVLVAATLLLPPLFSLVLSAVQS; encoded by the coding sequence ATGTCTCAACAAGTTTCGTCTCCACCACAAGTTTCGTCTCCACCAACACCAAATCGCATAGAAGCAGTTGTGACCAAACAACGTGAACTGTCATGGCAAGTAGCCTCTAATTTATTTGTAAGTTTTAAGTATGCTTGGTGTGGAATCAGCTACGCTTTTCAAACTCAACGCAATTTTCGGATTCACATTAGTGTCGGCGCTTTAGCGATTGGCTTGAGCGTTTTTTTACATCTTAAGCCTGTGGAAATATCGGTTATTGGAATAACGAGCGGTTTAGTTTTGGCGTTGGAATTACTCAATACTGCGATTGAGTCAATTGTGGACTTAACAGTTAAGCAGACCTACCATGAATTGGCAAAAATTGCCAAAGACTGCGCTGCTGGTGCTGTGCTTGTCTCTACTTTCGTAGCGGTGCTAGTAGCTGCTACGCTCTTACTTCCTCCCCTGTTCTCCTTGGTTTTGTCCGCTGTACAGTCTTAA
- a CDS encoding MBL fold metallo-hydrolase, which produces MKRRQLLGYAGAGLVTTLITNLGSNLQADAQSGGSLSVQWLGHTSFLFTGGGVKILTNPFRAVGCTAGYRAPKVAADLVLISSQLLDEGAVEELPGNPKLIYEAGVYEFNGIKFQGIAINHDRKGGRQFGVNTAWLWKQGGISILHLGGAAAPISIEQKILMGRPDVALVPVGGGSKAYNAEEAKQAIQTLNPKIIIPTHYRTQAADTSNCDISPLDDFLSVMNGMTVLRSSSDTITVSIGKLPENGAIQVLGYKF; this is translated from the coding sequence ATGAAACGACGACAGTTATTGGGCTACGCAGGGGCGGGATTAGTAACAACGTTGATTACTAACTTGGGTTCCAACCTTCAGGCTGATGCCCAATCTGGCGGTTCATTATCAGTTCAGTGGTTGGGTCATACTAGCTTTTTGTTTACTGGTGGCGGAGTAAAAATTCTCACAAATCCCTTTCGGGCGGTTGGGTGTACCGCAGGCTATCGTGCGCCAAAGGTTGCGGCTGATTTAGTGCTGATTAGCAGTCAACTACTGGATGAGGGGGCTGTAGAAGAACTTCCTGGGAATCCAAAGCTGATTTACGAAGCAGGAGTTTACGAGTTTAATGGCATTAAGTTCCAGGGAATTGCCATAAACCATGACCGTAAAGGTGGTAGGCAATTTGGTGTAAATACGGCTTGGCTTTGGAAGCAAGGGGGAATTAGCATCCTTCATTTAGGAGGAGCCGCCGCACCCATTTCCATTGAGCAAAAAATCCTCATGGGGCGTCCTGATGTGGCGCTAGTGCCTGTAGGAGGTGGTTCTAAGGCTTATAACGCCGAGGAAGCAAAGCAGGCAATTCAAACCCTCAATCCCAAGATAATTATTCCTACCCATTACCGTACACAAGCTGCTGATACTTCTAATTGTGATATTTCACCATTAGATGACTTTCTGAGTGTCATGAATGGAATGACAGTACTTCGTAGCAGTAGTGACACAATTACTGTTAGCATCGGTAAATTACCCGAGAATGGTGCGATTCAAGTTTTGGGTTACAAGTTTTAA
- a CDS encoding Nif3-like dinuclear metal center hexameric protein, giving the protein MTTGSKLILLEEIAEFFDHFFAIESYTQEERGGVYLPSTRPVRRLGLILEPWAQLHQWVSTQHLDALFLHRPWKLEPGQLAPDIGVISYHLPFDERLTLSFNPRLAEVLGMSGLEVLGKKDSRAIGMIGEIPTQSFARLCHCVNQIFGGYEHVRAAECTEVTRIAVVGAMTDSLVREAATRGADVYITGQLRKPAEPALLETKIGAIAVGHGRGEVWGLQSLAGVLRARWSTLEVVASTFKIELI; this is encoded by the coding sequence ATGACGACTGGAAGCAAATTGATTCTTTTAGAAGAGATAGCAGAATTTTTTGACCACTTCTTTGCTATTGAGAGCTACACTCAAGAGGAACGAGGTGGTGTATATTTGCCTTCAACACGTCCTGTTAGACGTTTGGGATTGATTTTAGAACCGTGGGCGCAGTTGCACCAATGGGTAAGCACTCAACATTTAGACGCGCTCTTTCTACATCGTCCTTGGAAACTTGAACCAGGACAACTTGCTCCAGATATCGGTGTCATATCTTATCATCTGCCATTTGATGAGCGCTTGACACTCTCTTTCAATCCCAGGTTGGCGGAAGTCTTGGGAATGTCTGGTTTAGAAGTGTTGGGAAAAAAAGACAGCAGAGCAATCGGTATGATTGGAGAGATTCCGACTCAAAGCTTTGCTCGTTTATGTCATTGTGTAAATCAGATATTTGGTGGATACGAGCACGTACGTGCAGCAGAATGCACTGAAGTGACACGAATTGCTGTTGTTGGTGCAATGACAGACTCCCTCGTGCGTGAAGCAGCAACCCGTGGTGCTGATGTTTATATTACAGGACAGTTACGCAAGCCAGCCGAACCAGCATTGTTAGAAACAAAAATTGGTGCGATTGCAGTTGGTCATGGTCGTGGTGAAGTCTGGGGTTTACAGTCACTCGCTGGAGTCCTGCGCGCTCGCTGGTCTACCCTGGAAGTGGTTGCTTCAACATTCAAAATTGAGTTAATTTGA
- a CDS encoding tetratricopeptide repeat protein, whose protein sequence is MKLTLNLEAEFFFQQGLRQNKAAKFEAAIASFDKALRCKPDYPEALSQKGFALGSLGCHEDAIACFDQALKLQWNACWVWHNRGIALGKLERYLEAINSFDCALEFNPNAATIWHNRGITLCDWGQYEKAVKSFERTLQLQPDAYWAWNNKGNALKQLGFYEEALDSYDRAIEFSPDNAMAWQNRGMSLCEWERYEKALTSFDRVIAIQPDNDKAWLNRAIVLEKLRRYPEAIASYKQACELHPCDDTIWYNKARCYAMENNIEEAINNLQRAIDLCPDKYLLILKDNSEFGKIFKDERFQAMLQELNY, encoded by the coding sequence ATGAAACTGACCCTTAACCTAGAGGCGGAATTTTTTTTCCAACAAGGACTACGCCAAAACAAAGCAGCAAAGTTTGAAGCAGCAATAGCGAGTTTCGACAAAGCTCTCAGGTGTAAGCCAGATTATCCGGAAGCCTTATCTCAAAAAGGTTTTGCTCTAGGTTCCTTGGGTTGTCATGAAGATGCGATCGCTTGCTTTGACCAGGCTCTGAAATTACAATGGAATGCTTGCTGGGTTTGGCACAACCGGGGAATTGCGTTAGGAAAGTTAGAACGCTACCTTGAAGCAATTAACAGCTTTGACTGTGCTCTTGAATTTAACCCAAATGCCGCTACTATCTGGCATAATCGTGGTATTACCTTGTGTGACTGGGGACAGTATGAAAAAGCAGTGAAGAGCTTTGAGCGCACTCTACAGTTGCAACCAGACGCATATTGGGCGTGGAACAACAAAGGCAATGCTCTTAAACAGCTAGGGTTTTACGAAGAAGCTCTTGACAGCTACGACCGCGCCATTGAGTTCTCTCCAGATAATGCTATGGCGTGGCAAAACCGAGGCATGAGTTTGTGTGAGTGGGAGCGTTATGAAAAAGCACTGACAAGCTTTGATCGGGTTATAGCAATTCAACCAGACAACGACAAAGCTTGGTTAAATCGGGCTATAGTTTTGGAAAAATTACGGCGTTATCCAGAAGCGATCGCTAGCTACAAACAAGCTTGCGAGTTACACCCATGCGATGACACTATCTGGTACAACAAAGCTCGTTGCTATGCCATGGAAAATAATATCGAAGAGGCAATTAACAACTTGCAACGAGCAATTGATTTGTGTCCAGACAAATACTTACTCATACTCAAAGATAACTCAGAATTTGGCAAAATCTTTAAGGATGAGCGTTTTCAGGCTATGCTCCAAGAACTAAATTATTAG
- a CDS encoding extracellular solute-binding protein: MQRRSFLLGTTTLALSQLLVGCADNKQVTLNVQLLKGSIPGQVVNQFSQGLQQKVQLKFAPVEELQDLFQKLQIWQKKTNTTDEQGWRRTLPFAQSQRATKADLVTLGDYWISLAIEKKLIQPLELAKIKQWSALPKRWQELVTRNDQGLVDPKGNVWAVPYRWGSTVMIYRRDKFQKLGWTPKDWSDLWRDELQGRISVLNQPREVIGLVLKKLGQSYNTENLDTVPNLEKELRSLNQQVKFYDSTRYLEPLITGDTWLTIGWSNDVVQLIGRYPQLATVIPQSGTALWADVWVNPAGQDKQPLLYQWIDFCLSPGIAKDISLLTKTNSPIPTIITASDFQESLRSLLIMNSDVFNKSEFLLPLPSPVAAQYESLFAKIKG; this comes from the coding sequence ATGCAGCGACGTTCTTTTTTGCTAGGTACAACTACCCTAGCACTTTCACAACTGCTTGTTGGGTGTGCTGACAACAAACAGGTGACACTAAATGTGCAACTGTTAAAAGGTTCTATCCCCGGTCAGGTGGTTAATCAATTCAGCCAAGGTTTGCAGCAAAAGGTGCAGTTAAAGTTTGCTCCTGTCGAGGAGTTACAGGATTTATTTCAAAAATTGCAAATTTGGCAGAAGAAAACAAATACCACTGATGAGCAAGGATGGCGTCGCACCTTACCATTTGCCCAATCTCAAAGAGCTACCAAAGCTGACCTGGTAACGTTGGGAGATTACTGGATAAGTTTAGCAATTGAGAAAAAACTCATACAACCACTGGAACTGGCAAAGATAAAACAATGGTCCGCTTTGCCCAAACGATGGCAAGAATTAGTGACGCGCAACGACCAAGGTCTGGTTGATCCTAAAGGAAACGTTTGGGCTGTTCCTTACCGTTGGGGTAGTACGGTGATGATTTATCGCCGGGATAAATTCCAAAAATTGGGTTGGACACCGAAAGATTGGAGTGACCTATGGCGCGATGAACTGCAAGGACGCATTTCTGTTTTGAATCAACCACGGGAAGTGATTGGTCTAGTTTTAAAAAAGCTGGGACAATCTTATAACACAGAGAATTTAGACACAGTTCCAAACTTGGAAAAGGAACTGCGGTCATTAAATCAACAGGTAAAATTCTACGATTCTACCAGGTACTTGGAACCTCTCATTACTGGGGATACTTGGTTAACAATTGGTTGGTCAAACGATGTAGTGCAACTGATTGGACGTTACCCACAACTTGCCACAGTGATTCCCCAGTCAGGAACTGCTCTTTGGGCAGACGTATGGGTAAATCCAGCAGGTCAAGACAAGCAACCTTTGTTATATCAATGGATAGATTTTTGTTTAAGTCCTGGCATTGCTAAGGACATTTCTTTGCTAACAAAAACGAATTCACCAATTCCTACAATTATTACTGCGTCTGATTTTCAAGAATCATTACGCAGTTTGTTAATCATGAATTCTGATGTTTTTAATAAAAGTGAATTTTTACTTCCCTTACCCTCACCAGTGGCTGCTCAGTATGAGTCTTTATTTGCCAAAATTAAAGGTTAA
- the ybeY gene encoding rRNA maturation RNase YbeY, translating into MRVELYVEDCYHELSQPKVVNRETDTQIAAETWKNWFEHWLEILHPSIPPAPSYEVGLRLTNDDEVRTLNTQYRHQNKSTDVLSFAALEVDFPQLAEMYTEEPLYLGDIVISVETAQRQAQEQDHSLPTELAWLAAHGLLHLLGWDHPEEESLERMLKQQVILLKAIGIQIDLEEELFTNLL; encoded by the coding sequence GTGCGAGTTGAACTGTATGTAGAGGATTGTTATCATGAGTTATCCCAGCCAAAAGTTGTAAATAGGGAGACAGATACCCAAATTGCAGCTGAAACTTGGAAAAACTGGTTTGAGCACTGGTTGGAAATACTACACCCGAGTATTCCTCCAGCACCAAGTTATGAAGTTGGGCTACGTTTAACAAATGACGACGAAGTTCGCACGCTTAACACCCAGTATCGCCACCAGAATAAATCGACAGACGTTTTATCCTTTGCGGCACTCGAGGTAGACTTTCCTCAGCTAGCAGAAATGTATACCGAGGAACCACTGTATCTCGGTGATATTGTTATTTCTGTTGAAACAGCTCAACGGCAAGCCCAAGAGCAGGATCACTCTTTGCCAACAGAGCTAGCGTGGTTAGCCGCTCATGGGCTATTGCATCTTTTAGGTTGGGATCATCCTGAAGAAGAAAGTTTGGAGCGAATGCTAAAGCAGCAAGTAATATTACTGAAGGCAATAGGTATTCAGATTGACTTGGAAGAGGAATTATTTACGAATTTATTATAG
- a CDS encoding anthranilate synthase component II, producing the protein MIIVIDNYDSFTYNIVQYLGELAAEFPVVGDIQVFRNDKITIDEICALQPDGLVISPGPGRPEDAGISLDVISLLGSSLPILGVCLGHQSIGQVFGAKIVSAPELMHGKTSQVYHTGVGVFSNLENPMTATRYHSLVISRDTCPDVLEITAWVEDGSIMGVRHRNYPHIEGVQFHPESVLTTSGKQLLRNFLQQLQSREMNP; encoded by the coding sequence GTGATTATAGTTATCGATAATTACGACAGTTTTACCTATAACATAGTTCAGTATCTGGGAGAATTGGCGGCTGAGTTTCCGGTAGTAGGTGATATTCAGGTTTTTCGTAACGACAAAATCACCATAGATGAAATTTGTGCGCTACAGCCAGATGGACTCGTCATTTCCCCAGGACCTGGTCGCCCAGAAGATGCTGGGATTTCCCTAGATGTGATTTCTCTGCTGGGATCAAGCTTGCCGATTTTAGGGGTTTGCTTAGGGCATCAAAGTATTGGTCAAGTGTTTGGCGCCAAAATCGTTTCTGCGCCAGAGTTAATGCATGGGAAGACGTCTCAGGTCTATCACACCGGCGTAGGAGTCTTTAGCAATTTAGAGAATCCGATGACCGCAACCAGGTATCATAGTTTAGTGATTTCGCGCGATACCTGCCCAGATGTGCTAGAAATCACTGCTTGGGTTGAGGATGGCTCAATTATGGGAGTGCGACATCGGAACTATCCTCACATTGAAGGCGTCCAGTTTCACCCAGAGAGTGTCCTGACAACTTCAGGGAAGCAGCTATTGCGAAACTTTCTACAACAATTGCAGTCTCGAGAGATGAATCCATGA
- a CDS encoding gamma-glutamylcyclotransferase translates to MPLTRADLESKRLQRMILESGLSMQILSEAQLQASIDKTIQQQEPDSDIWLFAYGSLVWNPIFRFVERRIGTVYGLHRRFCLRAPLGRGTPDNPGLVLALERGGSCRGVVYRIAGADVASELLLVWRREMVVGSYVPRWVKVFDGTQQLEAIAFVINRHHPHYARNLSIETTAEIIATACGHIGSSAEYLLQTVDGLMTLGIKDRQLLLLRERVLAKQCCLQRVQ, encoded by the coding sequence ATGCCATTAACCCGCGCTGACTTGGAATCAAAACGCTTGCAAAGGATGATTTTAGAGTCTGGGCTTAGTATGCAAATCCTAAGCGAAGCCCAGTTGCAAGCTTCAATTGATAAAACTATACAGCAACAAGAGCCAGATTCCGATATCTGGCTCTTTGCTTATGGTTCGCTCGTGTGGAACCCCATTTTCCGATTTGTTGAACGCCGCATCGGAACAGTTTACGGTTTGCATCGTCGGTTTTGCTTACGAGCACCCCTTGGTCGTGGTACTCCAGACAACCCTGGTTTGGTACTTGCTTTGGAGCGTGGTGGTAGTTGTCGCGGTGTTGTCTACCGCATCGCCGGTGCTGATGTAGCTTCTGAACTGCTTCTTGTTTGGCGGCGGGAAATGGTCGTCGGTTCTTACGTTCCCCGATGGGTGAAGGTATTTGATGGCACACAACAACTGGAAGCGATCGCCTTTGTGATCAACCGTCACCATCCACACTACGCTAGAAATCTCTCGATTGAGACTACTGCTGAGATCATTGCGACAGCCTGCGGGCATATCGGATCTTCTGCTGAATATCTTCTGCAAACGGTTGATGGTTTGATGACACTTGGAATCAAGGACAGGCAATTGCTCCTCCTGCGCGAGCGGGTGCTTGCGAAACAGTGCTGTTTGCAGCGTGTCCAATGA